In Myxococcales bacterium, the sequence CCGGAGAGGCCCGCAGACTCAATGACGAGGCGGCGCAGCTCGGCGTGCCGCGTGCCACCGAAGGCGAGGCCCGCGGAGCCGCGCACGTGGAGTTCCTCGAGGCCCGGGAACGCGGCCAAGAGGGGGGTCACGTCGCTCTGGGCGATCCAAGGGAGCTCTTGCTCACTGTCGAGGATGTCACCGAGGAACACGGCGCGGAGCTTCGGCAGGCGCGTGGCGCGGGCCTGCGCCAGCGCGTCGACGATCACCGATGCGTTGACGGCGCCCAAGAAATCCCATGCGCCGAAGACGATGCCACCGAGCTCGCCCGCCTCCGGTTGCCGCAAGAGCTCGGCCAAGAGATCGGCCATGCCAAGGCCGTCCACGTGCGCTTCCCAATCGAGGGCGAGTCGCGGCACGTGGGTGGCGAACGCGAAGGGCTCGGCGCCGTTGAAGGAGGCCACGGGCTTGCCCGCGAACTGGGGCACGTGTTCGGTGAACATGGGCCCCTGGTTTAGCCCAATCGCGGCTCCACGGACAGGGCTCGTCTTTCCCCGGCAGGGCTCGAAAGCCCGCCCTCGGGCCGGTCCGCGCCTATACTCTGCCCGTTCGTCCTCGAGATGGCGCCGCCATGAAGAAGTCTCGCATCCTCGTCTACGTGATCGCCGTCGGCCTCGCCGCCGGGGGAGCGTTCTATGGGTACAAGACCATCGACCGCGCCCGCGCGACGCCCGACGTGCAGTACCGAAGTCAGCCGGCGCAGAAGACCCGACTCGTCGGAAAGGTCACGGCGACGGGCACGCTTTCGGCGCTTGTCACCGTGCAGGTCGGCAGCCAAGTCTCGGGCCGCATCTCCGCGCTCTACGCCGACTTCAACACGCAGGTGAAGAAGGGCCAGGTCATCGCCAAGCTCGATCCCCAGCTGTTCCAGGCTTCTTCTGCGCAAGCTCAGGCCAACGCGCTGTCGGCCCGCGCGAACGAAGTGAAGGCGAAGGCGCAGGTGATTGAAGCGGAGCGCCAGTTCGAACGCCAGAAGGCGCTCCACGCGCAAGGCCTCACGACGAAGACCGAGCTCGACGCCGCCGAGACCAACTGGAACGTGGCCAAGGCCCAGGTCGACGTCGCCCGCGCCGCCAGCGAGCAGGCCCGCGCGTCGCTCAATCAAGCGAGCGTGAACCTCTCGTACACGACCATCGCGTCGCCCATCGACGGTGTCGTCATCTCGCGCGCCGTCGATGTCGGCCAAACGGTCGCCGCGTCGCTG encodes:
- a CDS encoding efflux RND transporter periplasmic adaptor subunit is translated as MKKSRILVYVIAVGLAAGGAFYGYKTIDRARATPDVQYRSQPAQKTRLVGKVTATGTLSALVTVQVGSQVSGRISALYADFNTQVKKGQVIAKLDPQLFQASSAQAQANALSARANEVKAKAQVIEAERQFERQKALHAQGLTTKTELDAAETNWNVAKAQVDVARAASEQARASLNQASVNLSYTTIASPIDGVVISRAVDVGQTVAASLQAPVLFTIAEDLRKMQVITKVAEGDVGRLAQNMNAFFTVDAYPGQRFRGTIQQIRNAATTVQNVVTYDAVIVVDNADLKLRPGMTANVTVIYAEREDVLAVPNAALRFRPPPSLMPSASASSAAAASGRPSRRPSEDGTRTLWVLRDGAPQSTTVKTGLTDGTSTEIVEGELKPGDAVVVEAASADDKKAAPAAPGGAAPGGANPFRRMF